Part of the Quercus robur chromosome 5, dhQueRobu3.1, whole genome shotgun sequence genome, TTTAAATTCAAACCCTCACTTAGTCTTGCCAAATATGTTTATAATTcttaaggaaagaaaaaagtcaTCAACACACATAGGAAAATcccttataataataataataatatgggaactatatgataatataattatttctaTTGATATTAAGTTATAAATCCTCATCTATCTTGCATTTAATGCTCTCAATGGAGCTAGAACATGTGACACACCCTCCCTCCCATTGAAGTCTTTGTGAGGTGATCACCACGTCATAGTTCACCGTGGTTCTTACATCAATTAATGtgttttaagcaaaaaaaaaaaaattcaatgaggCCTTTGGATGTTCCCAAGGGTGAACCCCCATCAAAGAATGATGTTTTGGGGGCCCAAAACTCAAGTTTTGGTGGTCTGGTAATGAGTCTGCTTATGCAAGTTGGAGGCATGCGTACACATGCttcccaaaaaccctaatttcaacTACATTGGTAGCCTAATTTCAAACAGCCATAACTCACTAAATATAAATCCAAATCATGCAAAATATATGTTCAAATTGAATTCCGAGATGTCTAATTTCCAATAAAACAAACCttactaaaaaattatgtggatcaaaagttattgtAAAAACAGTGAGGAAATGACATTTTTCAGCATCGTTTCCAAAGTGATTtaagcacttttgagttgtgattacttccaaactattgtgaactctttaattacccttggttgacatatgtcaagctcatcattggggCCAAGAACCAAAGTTTATTAATGGGTACAAAATGAGATGTCTACACCAAATAAACATGAAAACCTAAAAACAGTAAAGAACTAGATGgaatgcatgaatgcatgagAGAATATATCAGTCAAGAGATAGGACACCAATCGATTGGAGTAGAAATTCAAAGCGCAGGCCAACAAGAAGTTTGGTGAAGAGATCAGCTCTTTGATCTTTGGTAGGAATGAACTCAAGAGTTAATATTCCATCTTCCATCAGTTTATGAATGAAGTGATGACAAATCTCAATGTGCTTTGTTTGGGAATgttgaacaggatttttggaaatattGATAGCACGTATTGTCATAATAGATGGTCAGATGTttttgacaaataccataaTCGAGCATGAGTTTCTAAATCTAGAGAAGTTGAGTGCAGCAGCTTCTCGTAGCAATGTATTCAACTTCAACAGTAGaaagagagataaaattttacttCTTACTCATCGAAGAAACTAGAAAATTTCCTAGATAAAAAAACTCTCCAGTGGTACTTTTCCTATCATCACATCCAACAGAgcatatttccttttctttttctaatttggCTATTTGTTATTATGATGTTTGTTGGATGGCTAAAACTTAATATGattttcacatttgttaaaatgCAATAATGGCCCTCTGTGGACGAACTTTGGACTATAATTAGGctcttcatttagaaataaacTTTAGGCTCCTGATTTTTTATTCAGTGTATTCAAGGTGTTGGAATGCATAGACATAGTTGTTGGACTTTGTGAAGTCTAGTTGTATTTAATCCGAATTATAATCTGACCTGAAATAAAAGTGTTACtgtttttaatgagattttttttttttttttttttctattctgaggcttagtccatggggTAGAGGCTTGGGCTGAAAAATTTTGGCCCGTTCatagcccattgtgaatcctaTGTGTAGGATAAAAAAACTgttgttttgagagagaaaactgTACTACCACATCTTGTAATTTTCACTGTGAATAGTGAAATTATTGCAATTTTGTGGATGTGGACAAATtaccgaaccacgtaaatattgtcttttattattattttttttacgcatatttttctctattttacatCTCACAGATTTAAGAGTTTCATGTATATTCCCTACAATAGTTGTTCCAATTCAAGTTGTATTCAAGGAGTTTCATTTCGCCTTAGAATTGACCACATAGACATAGCTGCTGCCTGCCCGTTATATATgctcacttttttgttttgctttgctttggAGTAAAACGGACTGAACTTTTGAGTAAGAGTTTTATTGATTAGTGGAGAAGGCTAAAGAAGAGCCTAAAGTTCAACTTTAGCAATGTAGGAATAAACTTTAGGCTCTTCATTTTATATTCAGTGTATTCAAGGTGTTCGAACGCTTGTCTAATTTATGTTAACAATTATGCTATTGTGAGAATTGATGGAAAGTGTTCATCTGATTTACTGTTTGGAGAAAGACATGTACTGAAATTTAAACTTTGGGATGCAAACTTTGTCCTTCAATTGAATAGCACTAAGGATTTGTTTGAACCGTGTTCCAAAATTTTTGCTTTGGCTATTCCTTTTGATTGAGTGATTCTGGTTAGTGCTCCTTATTGCTTCctgttatttcttttaattttttgagaggAATTCGTATGTAACTTATAAAGACTTTTTCTTAGGTGTGAAAATGCTGAAATCTTGTGACTGAAAATGTTCTATTAAATAGCAAATATAATCCTGTGTTGCAGTATATTTTCCTCTACTGTTGAAAAGTTTcaattcttattttaattttggttttcatGTTTTTTCAGCCCATCATCTTAACTAGTTTATTGCTACAGTGCTTTTCACTTCATTAGTTGCTAGTACTGGCAactaaagggtttttttttttttttttttaaggttgaGATGGCTGTTGTGTTGGGATTGTTATGGTATTGCTAATTGATATGTCTTAAAGATTCAGTTgcgaatattttttttagggaaaaaaagaagcctttttctatataaaataaTGGTATGAACCATGTTGCAGTAGACCAGTAGTGCCAATTGATCTGTCTTAAAGCTTTttttgttcctaattttttatgGATCATCATGCTACATCATTAACAAACCTATGTTTTGTTTAGATGGGTAAGAAAAAGGGAGACTTCAAATCCAAACACTAAACCATCCCAAAATAGCTCAAATTTTAGAGTTCAATGGACATCAAGACTAATGACAATCTTTTGTGAAGCTTGTATGTATGAGGTATTTAAGTAATCGACCTAATATCCTCTTTAATAACTAGAATGGAATATTCTAGGATGAACTATACGGATAAGTGGGATGGATTGAAGAAAGATTAGATACTTTGGAATAAGTTTAAGGGAAGTGAAACTAGATTGAGATGGGATGTAGCCAAAGGGACAATGACTGCAACTTGCAACTAATGAGTACGGGAGAGGAAGCTAATGGTATGTTTCGTATAACCAATTGTACTTATGTTGTGTAAAATTGATAATCAAACATGCAAAATGCTATGAGCTTGGGTTAAACAAAATTGATAGATTATAAAATTGTGCCACATATTCAAATCCAAGCCACAAAGGATGGTCTCAATCATTAATCATAAATTTACACTATGATCTGATGATCAGTGACAGTAAAACATGATAAACCATAAATTTACTCTCAATTATATGTGTTCTCATACAttctcacacacaaaaaaggcGAGAGGGAGACACcctcacacacaaaaaaggtgAGGTAGACACACTAGTGATAATTCGTTATTTAATCTTGAGAACAAAGGGAAATAGAAAGAACATCTATATGCTacctgtggtggtggtggttgtttaaaaaaaaaccccacaaacCATGCCATGTCTAATAGTAACTTGAgcaatgcatgaaaatgcaacTTGAATGACCCTAGCTATATCTCACAATTAAAGGTGGTAATTGTCCCAATAGCTTGTGTAGTGGGTAATGGGGTTGTATCTTTGTGGAGGCCTTGATAGAAAACATCTATATGGTGATGGCAGAGGTGGTGGTTGTTGAGAAAGCCCGGGAAAACCATGCCATATTGAATTAGGGAATGGCCTTGAGAATGATCTATATGCAGGCCATGGTGTCTTAAAAAACCTCGAACTACTAGAGGGAGGGACACGACCAACTTTGCTGTTACATCCACCCCAACCATGTTTGATGCCATGCATTTTAGTGCGAGTAGTACTGCTCCTTTTGGATACAtactcatcatcatcatcattatcatcgcATGCAAATTGGACATTGTTCTTGACATTAGAACCACTTTTCTCTTGTGAGGGGGACTTCTCAAAGAATAAAAGTTCCGCCGGTTTGCCAATCTTTTCAAACACTTGCATTAATATTGTAGGAACTATGTCACCTATAATCGTGGTGGTCCCTTTTTTTGAATCAATATTGACTGAAGTCACTcctaattaaaaatatgaaaattaaatcAATCACATGTGACAAAATATGGTACAAgtgaaaaagataaagaaaattataaaaaaatttcaacaaaaagttaaataagttgtttccaaatAGATACTGTGTATTGAAAAACAAGACACACCTTTGGTCTTCAGcaacttcttcttcaatttAATGGGACACTCATCACAACAAGTGATCTCCACTTTCAAGATACAAATCTGATTGGAGAGGATCAttgttcaaagaaaaaaattttaaaaataataataataaatagaaagaaaatgcaTATTCATACTGATACTGTGAACAAGTGTGtttagacccaaaaaaaagaagaagaaatattaatttaccgaAGGTGATGGCATATGCTGATACCCCATTGAAATAGCTTCAAATAAAGCAGACAATATAACTTGTATTTGCAAAGAGAGAACTAATTTATTTATAGCGGGCTTCAtactacaaaaatttaaaacttccCCCCAATATTTGTATGCGAGAATAATGaggcaaaataaaaaattgagatatggaaaattttgagaaaaataaaacgaaaaggaaaaaagaatcacggtagatttttcatttttactagAATCTCGAacaaatcatatataatatctTAACAAATTTGTAGCTGCTTgttaggaaaatatatatatgtcacaTAATATCTGGAATTACATTAATAAGGAAATTGTGTATAAGATTTCATGCctaatttatttcttaattataatatgattatgttatattattattttttttattttataatataacataatcatattatatgattatgttatatatatgcTCATAAGCGTCGGACTGATAAGGACGGAAACCATAtattacaagataaaattttcatctaGGATTCTAATTAACTATTATTTCTAAGAAACATGTTATAAAAATATGgtgtaaaaaaaagggggaaaataaAACGTAAATAGAcattacaaatttaaagaaaacattCGTCACCAAAATAGtggttatatatttataatagagCAAGACTTTggtaaatataatatatatatatatatatatatatgaagtcatttcttattatattccagtttttttaacataaaataaaaaatcaactaattaaGTATTTGATATTCTTCTTATCAATTTTAGTTGTGATTTTAAGCTACTAAAGTATTAAATAAGTTAACCAcaaaaatgatattatataaatatatatatatatagagagagagagaggcttacACATAAATATTAACACAAAcagatttaatttatttttgataattcaatagttgaagGTGGTGTACATGCATGCTTTGATAATTCAAAGGATTCAATATTCAAGGTTCAAACATGTTTGAACCTTGAATATCTTTAttagaaataacaaaaaataccaattgagttacaagaatcttgaaaaaaaaaatttttattttaaattatagatCACATATACATTATGTTGAAATGATAGTATTAATTATAACGAAAGTAATATCGATTAGCTTAGTCACTTTGAGAGTGTTATCTGATATCGGTGATTCACGAAAGGGGGGGCTCTTTCTGTATTCAGCATCACAATCGACTGCTTTCCTAGCTGCATCCGTAATAAAACCTATCACTTCCCGATAAGACTTTGCACTTGAAGCCGTGTATGCAGCTCTCAATTGCACTAGTGCATCGCTAAAATCGGTTAGGCAATTCTGAATTCGATACTTATCCAGTGGTCGGGTCAGTGAGCGTTTTAAGAATATCTGGGATTTGATCAATGGTAGCTTGTACTGTATCAGTGTTTATAGCAATAGAAAGGAGGGCAAGACCATCTCGATTAGCTAGAGCAGTACGTTCGTCTCCATGAAAAGTTGACATGCAAAAGTCATAGTCCTGGGTCTCCTGGCAAATGCTATCAAGTAAGGCTTGGTCAGCCTTCACTTCAATTATTGCATTTGAAGCTTGGTAGAAAAGAGAGGTGACCAGTAGAGGGATTACCAAGATTGATAGGCAGCTAATTGGAGAggtcattttcttttcctcttttctaaGTTCTTTGTCAAGAATGATATTGATTCATCTatataatttgtaatatatatataaacgaaatcatttgatttttgtttattctcataatattataatatataacacATAAACTTTTGATGTCTTATAATTTTATacatcattattttaatatatatatctttcaattaagtttaaattctattctatatttaaacccTTCATTAGAATTTTAGTACATTATATTTTCTCTAAATATTAGAACACTTAATTTCAAgatttcaaaaaagaatatttaatttCATA contains:
- the LOC126728399 gene encoding uncharacterized protein LOC126728399, which gives rise to MILSNQICILKVEITCCDECPIKLKKKLLKTKGVTSVNIDSKKGTTTIIGDIVPTILMQVFEKIGKPAELLFFEKSPSQEKSGSNVKNNVQFACDDNDDDDEYVSKRSSTTRTKMHGIKHGWGGCNSKVGRVPPSSSSRFFKTPWPAYRSFSRPFPNSIWHGFPGLSQQPPPLPSPYRCFLSRPPQRYNPITHYTSYWDNYHL